The genomic segment TGAGGCGGCGCTTCCTGCGGCCCTTGCCCGTGGTCGGCGTCCCGCGCTGCACGATGCTCGCCGATGCCGTCAGCGTGCACGTCGTGTCGCAGCCCACGCGCACGGGCAGGGTGCGCGTCGTGAGCAGGCCGCCCGTGCGCAGCGCCCGGACGGTCAGCACGGGGCCCAGCGGCTCGGGCAGCGTCGGGTACTTCAGGGCCGGCGGCGGGGCGGGCGCGGGCAGCGGCGTGCACAGCACGCCGGGGGTCGGGTTGGCCAGCGTGAACGTCTGGACGCGGTTGTTGTCGGTGTCGGTCACCGTCAGCACGCCGTTGCAGTCCACGCTGACGCCCGTGGGGTGGACGAGCTCGCCCGGGGCGATGCCGCGCGAGCCCAGCGTGAGCAGGCGCTCGCCCCCGGGGCCGAACTGCTGGACGCGGTTGTTGCCGCGGTCGGCGACCCAGAGGTTGCCCGCAGGGTCCAGGGCCAGCTGGGCCGGCGCGTTGAGCTTGCCGAGCTTGCTGCCCGTGCCGCCGAAGTCGCCGACCTGGCGCCCGGAGGCGTCGAAGACCTCGATGTGGTTGGCGCTGTCGGCGACGTAGGTGCGCGCGCCGTCGCCGGTGACGGCGATCCCGCGGGGCGGCGCGTCGGTCGGCACGGAGCCGAGGTAGCCGCCGTCGGGCGCGAAGCGCGCGATGCGCCCGTTGCCCGTGTCGGCCACCGAGATCGTGCCGCTCGCGTCGATGGCCAGCGCCGAGGGCGCCAGGAGCTGGCCCGGGCCCGTGCCCTCCGAGCCGATGGTGCGGGTCGACTGGGCCGTCGCGCGGTCGAACACGACGATGCGGCTGCGCCTGGCGTCCAGGACGAAGCCGTTGCCGCCGGCGTCGAACGCGACGGCGACCGGGTCGGGCAGGAGCGTCGGGCCCGGGTTGGGGGAGCCCCAGATCGAGGCGATCGTCCCGTCGGGGTTGATGAGCTGCACGCGGCCGTTGACGGCGTCGGCCACGGCCCGGACGCCCGAGGCGTCGGTCGACACGCCCTGGGGCGCGTCGAACTGGCCCGTGCCGCGCCCCGACGTGCCGAAGGAGCGCCGCAGCGTGCCGCTGGCGTCGAAGACGTCGATGCGGTCGTTGCCGGTGTTGGCGACGTAGACCTCGCCGTTGGCGGCCGCGGCGATCCCGCGCGGGTAGGCCAGCTGGCCCGGACCCGTGCCGTAGGAGCCCCAGCGCGCCTTGTAGCGGTAGCCGGTCGCCGGGGTGCTGAAGCGCACGATGCGCTGGTTGAGGTCGTCGGCGACGAACAGCCGGCCCTGCGGGTCCAGCGCCACGGCGTAGGGGAAGTTGAGCTGGCCGGGGCCGGCGCCCTGGCCGCTGCCGATCGACGACAGCAGGTGGCCGCCGGTGTCAAACGCCGCCACGCGGTGGTGCTGGTCGTCGGCGACGAGCATCCGCGTGCCGCGCACCGCGACACCGCGCGGGTTGGCCAGCGTGCCCGGCGGCACGATCTCGGCGCCGTGGCCGCCGGAGGTGTCGAAGCGCACGACGCGGTCGTTGCCCGTGTCGGCGATGTACAGGACGTCACCCGAGACCGCCAGGCCGCCGCCGGCCGCGGCATCGTTGCCGCCGCCGGCGCCGAAGCGGAAGCGCCCGAGATCGGTGCCGCTGCCGCCGAAGCTGCCCAGCAGGCCGCCGTCGGCGCCGAAGCGCACGATCCGGTTCGTGCCGCCGTCGGCGACGAGGAGCGTGCCGTCGCCGGCCACGCCGACGGCCCCGACGGCGCTGAGCTCGCCCGGGCGGGTGCCCGCGGCGCCGATGTCGCGCAGCGGCGTGCCGTCGGGGGCGAAGACCTGGATGGCGTGCGAGCCCTGGTCGCCGACGTAGACGCTGCCGTCGGGGCCGATCGCCACGGCCTGCGGGAAGCGCAGCACGCCGCCGCCGCGCTGGCCCGTCTGGACCACGCCCGTGTACGGGCACGTCGGGCCCGCGCCCGGGCAGTCGGCCTGTGCCGGGGCGGCCCCGGCGGCGGTCAGGCCACCGAGCAGGAGGGTGGTCAGGACGAGGGCGGGGAGGGGTCGCAGGCGCGGCATCGAGGTTCCCAACACCGTGAGGAGGCGAAGTCGCGGTCCTGCACGACGGGGCCCACGTCGGCGGACCGCGGGGCCCGACCGGTAGATTCGCGGGCGGTGACCGGGATCGGTGTCCTGCGCGAGGGGCCGCTGCACGCAGCCGTCAAGGACCTGTACGCGCGGCCGGGCGACCGCGCCGAGGTCCCGCTGGCGGGCTTCGTCATCGACCTCGTCCGGGCCGACGGCGAGCTCGTGGAGATCCAGACGGGCGGGTTCGGGCCGCTGGGGGCCAAGCTCGACGCGCTGCTGGACGGCCACCGCATGCGGATCGTGCACCCGGTCGCCGCCGAGCGGCGCATCGTGCGCGTCGACGAGCACGGCGAGGTCCTCTCGGCGCGCCGCTCGCCGCGGCGCGGCGACGTCCTCGACGTGTTCGACCGGCTCGTCTCCTTCCCCTCGCTGCTCGCGCACCCGAACCTGGCGATCGACGTGCTGCTGTGCCGCGAGGACCACGTCCGCGCGCCCGAGGCGCGCCGCTCGCGGTCGGGGCGCCGCCGCCGCGACCCCGGGCAGCGCCGCCTGGTGGAGGTCATGGGCTGCGTCGAGCTGGCCGGGCCGGCCGACGTCGCGGCGCTGCTGCCCGCGGGCCTCGGCGCCGGCGCCGGCACGTTCACCACGCGCGAGCTGGCCACGGCCCTGGGCTGTCGGGTCATGCTCGCCCAGCGCATCGTCTACTGCCTGCGCGCGATGGAGCTCCTGGCCGACGCAGGCCGCCGCGGCCGAGCGCCGCTGCACGCCCGGGCGGTGGCCGCATGACCACGTTCGTCCTCGTCCACGGGGCCTGGCACGACGCTGCGTGCTGGGACGCCGTCGTGGCCGCGCTGGAGGCCGCC from the Baekduia soli genome contains:
- a CDS encoding NHL repeat-containing protein → MPRLRPLPALVLTTLLLGGLTAAGAAPAQADCPGAGPTCPYTGVVQTGQRGGGVLRFPQAVAIGPDGSVYVGDQGSHAIQVFAPDGTPLRDIGAAGTRPGELSAVGAVGVAGDGTLLVADGGTNRIVRFGADGGLLGSFGGSGTDLGRFRFGAGGGNDAAAGGGLAVSGDVLYIADTGNDRVVRFDTSGGHGAEIVPPGTLANPRGVAVRGTRMLVADDQHHRVAAFDTGGHLLSSIGSGQGAGPGQLNFPYAVALDPQGRLFVADDLNQRIVRFSTPATGYRYKARWGSYGTGPGQLAYPRGIAAAANGEVYVANTGNDRIDVFDASGTLRRSFGTSGRGTGQFDAPQGVSTDASGVRAVADAVNGRVQLINPDGTIASIWGSPNPGPTLLPDPVAVAFDAGGNGFVLDARRSRIVVFDRATAQSTRTIGSEGTGPGQLLAPSALAIDASGTISVADTGNGRIARFAPDGGYLGSVPTDAPPRGIAVTGDGARTYVADSANHIEVFDASGRQVGDFGGTGSKLGKLNAPAQLALDPAGNLWVADRGNNRVQQFGPGGERLLTLGSRGIAPGELVHPTGVSVDCNGVLTVTDTDNNRVQTFTLANPTPGVLCTPLPAPAPPPALKYPTLPEPLGPVLTVRALRTGGLLTTRTLPVRVGCDTTCTLTASASIVQRGTPTTGKGRRKRRLRPVSVDLAVQKLVIPAGTSKIVRLRISRTAVARLRKGLQGRRGLDVTLRLDATAAAGQPTSQTSRLRATA